From Epinephelus fuscoguttatus linkage group LG17, E.fuscoguttatus.final_Chr_v1:
attccactattattccgaatctgacaatattctgaatttgaaaGGTGTCATGGAAACAGCATATTCCGTTTGGATTTTCTGCATTAAGCCTTTTTCAGAATTTAGCAATTTCCGATTAAGACATCTGGGTTATTCCGCTATTTTCCTGGTTTTAAGAGGATTAATTGGACGTGTATACAGCGCATTCAGAAAATGCGTCTCAGCTGgtgttttactgcagtttgctaCGCACAGCCTCTCACCTGTTGACTGGAGATGCACGGATCAGCTCTGACCTGATATAGGGTACTGATGTTTTCTTTCTAGATGATTTCTTTATTGTGAGTTGTATTGATGAATGGGTGACGTTTTCTTCCACGGTTTACTTCAAAGAATAGTGAGGCTGCTTTCAGTAACTGTAAACGTCACTGAAGCATATATTgtgggacatttaagcagcaaaactaaaaactgtatttataaaGCTGACAGGACAGAGGAAACTCTCCAGGGGAAACAGAATTAAACTTTTAGCCTCTGAAGTATTTGTAGACAGCTCTGATGGAGTTGGGGATTTATCAGGAGAATGGCTGATTTACTTAAACTGTTTCACTGTATGAACCTGGACTGTGTATGAACACTTGACTTTTTGGATGTGCAGAAGAACATTAATTACCCCTACATCCTGACCGATCCTGTCGGTGTGTCTggagatttaaataattaatgaaaTACGAGGCTGTGCCTTGTGCGTAAAAGTGCGCAGCGTTTTTCTCAATGGGGAAACACATTCATCCTTTCTGCTGGCGGTGGAGGTGGGGTGGGATATTACTCCATTCACCCGCAATTAATCAGAATGTCTATTTTTAATAcgtgccccgcacgatctgtgGACTAATCACGGACGGTACTGTTTATGGTCAGCTATGTGAACAAACCAACAAGCGTTTTAATGAGAGTATGCACGGCCGCATGTAAACTGGAATATAAGTGGAAtaatcattttcattagccatgtaaaagcttagtaggaatattatctttttcagaataagggcaaaaaccagaatattttgtgAATGGAAACGTTGTCAGTGAGTACTTTTACATATGATACTTTTAGTACATTTTGcagataatacacacacacttttacttcagtaaggCCTTGGATGCAGGACTTGCAGTGGAGTATTTCCACTGTGTGGATTAGTCTACTTTTGCTGAAATAAACGATCTGAATACTTCGTCTGCCACCGGCAATAACTCATGTGTGACCACATTAACACACAATCATCATACCTGAATCAATCCCATTACGCACAGCTGAAGTATGGCCTTGTCCAGTACACCTCCATCAAAGCTTCCTTCGTCCTGTAATTCCCCAAGAAGCTGGATCCAATACTCCATACCCTCTTTGCGGAGGATGCCCCACCAACTCTCGATGCGTTGGTTTGCTGTACTCGCTCCAGCGATGTAGCTTCGCTCTCCGGACAAATCGTCTCCATGGGTTGTGCGTAAACTTATCTGCAGGTCTCGCACAAGGCCGTTTTCTGTGCCATGGTCAGTGCGCACAAGTTTGGGACATTTGCCTAATGTTTCTAAAGCCTCTACAAAATAGCCGCCGATCACTCGCGGGTCACTGCTCGTGTTGTATGCATTCATCCAAATTATTTTCCGGGAGAAGCCGTCGATACAGCCATTAATACACACACCAAAATGTTTTAACTTGTCGTATGAATCGATGTGCCAGAGGTGATTAGGTCCCTTTGAAAAGTACTGTCTTCTATGAAGTCTCCGTCGCTGTCTGGATGCTGACCCCTCTGGATCCAGCTCGGCCAATATGACTcttacttcttcttttttaacttttagGCCATTTTCTTTGCACTTAGTAAACATCCATCGATATCCATGCATCTTCCCCGGACCCTGTAATTGTTCCTGGATAAAGTCAATGACACGGCCTAAATCTGCATAGTCCTTCCGTCGGCTGAGCCTATTGTTCTTCAGTATGCGCAGCAAAGTACTCCTGCTGATGATTATCCTATGTCTCCGGGCAAGAGCAACAAGAATGTCATTATATGACATTCCTAggtgaaaataaaagtcaattAGCTGAGTTCTTCTCTCCATTGTATCACGTGTGTTACTGTGAACATCTGAAGTGGTCACTACCGAGAGCCGTATGCACGGACAAGTCAAAGTGGGGGAAATAATTGTATCTCGAGCGCACGTTTTAGTATCTCGAGCGCACAATTTAGCTTAAACGTGCGCACGTTTTAGTATCTCGAGCGCACGATTTAGCTTAAACGTGCGCACGTTTTAATATCTCGTGCACTCGATTTAGTATTTCGTGCGCACGTTTTAATATCTCGTGCGCACGTTGTAGTATCTCGTGCGCAcgatatagttttttttttcttcatgacaCTTTAGGGGCTCCGTAGTTTACTTTagtctaaatatatattttaaataactTCAAAATAACTCCTAACTTGGTTGGTATTTTAGTACAGAGCATGATATTGTGTCCCTATTTTCTTCACAGGTTCAAGCAATGGCCAAAGTTGGTGGGAAGAGTATAAAGgacaatacaaataaaataatggacaggtatgaacatcacacacacacacacacacacacacagttatatcTAAAGCAGTATAAAGCAAATAGATATGACAATGACTCAATATAGAGCTATTCTAAACAAGGGAGCCTAACTGAAGTCCAGTGTGAAATTCCTTTAATGACACTACATTATCAAATTCACAGACTTCTAACCAACAAGTTGATGGCCACGTTTAACATGAAGGGGGGTGGTCCAAAAAACAAGAGGCCTTTCAGGGAAACTACCCTGTACTCTGTGATTAAAGGTAATAATTTTAGCTAATATTCAAAATTGCCTTTATCAATGAGTGGTTGCACAGTGTGAAATCGTTGTATGTTATTGACAATGCTGCTCCTCTAATATTTTAGATGCTGTCATAAGGTCCAATCCAAGTGCCACAGAGGCACAGGTTGACGGCGCTATGGCAGACCACCTCAAACAGGCTCCTGGAAGGACTGGTGGGGGGGCTTTGAATGAACAGCCTGTGGAGGCTTTACGTTTTTGAAGTTATTGAGGATATAGAGGTCCTAGAcaaatttatgttattttattttatttttttctgttgttgatgCAATATTGCACAATTGGGGTGATACACTGTATATTTGAAtaataaattcaattttattgtAGCTTGTCATGGTTTTCTTTGGTCTTAAAGTGGACACTCTCAAATTGTTATGACTAAGTATGTAAATTGTAACATGCTGATAGTTgaattattatataattatatatactATAATAGGaattaattttactgtttaatttAACAGTGAACATTTTTAGGTTTAAAGGATGTTTAAAAGACGTTGAAAAAACAGCTATGTTGAAAACTCGTTCAAAATTGGTTCGAAAGTTAAAGTTTTTTACCGACTTTTTAAAGACGTTTATTAAACGTTCATATTTAGACCATTTTTCACCTTAATTTCCAATAATGGTTTTTAAATGAGAA
This genomic window contains:
- the LOC125904311 gene encoding uncharacterized protein LOC125904311, translating into MNAYNTSSDPRVIGGYFVEALETLGKCPKLVRTDHGTENGLVRDLQISLRTTHGDDLSGERSYIAGASTANQRIESWWGILRKEGMEYWIQLLGELQDEGSFDGGVLDKAILQLCVMGLIQEELNNIKDVWNAHRIRPTSNPNVPHGIPNVMYSTPELWDTEDCAMPLDQEELDVSKGQCVLRSCVPCDEDIFDLCMIIVEELGLQFPSKSPLEAIDLYLTLRNAINTELRDG